A portion of the Rhodococcus pseudokoreensis genome contains these proteins:
- a CDS encoding adenylate/guanylate cyclase domain-containing protein — protein MISMLLANFIGAILVFAFVRYGVPIPESAAIMADRVRNVAIFGGYLAFAAVVSLTAAAMMLRSVVRWQLRGGPPTRSEQMSALHAPLRQAIVHLVLWILGGIIFVLLTITEMPELAVAVIVTVCMAATTTFGFTYMLGERILRPVAARALSEGEFDRTMAPGVGTRMAMTWGLGTLMPVIGIILLCVTQITTDLVFSPDALAWAIMLLSIIAIAQAFALSMLTASQISDPIKQLRRAIERVQRGATDVRVEVFDGSEVGRLQVGFNRMMRESDERRLLRELFGQHVGEDVARRALQFGTELGGETRFVAVLFVDMVGSTGAAAERPPGEVVNLLNEFFRVVVDVIDRHHGFVNKFMGDAALAIFGAPLDRPDAPTAALAAARELRFALNEITGLDVGIGVSAGLAVAGNIGAAERFEYTVIGDPVNEASRLTELAKLHPSRVLASTSALYFADDDEQAHWELGEQVQLRGRRRNTHLAWPEDYPE, from the coding sequence ATGATCTCGATGCTCCTCGCCAATTTCATCGGCGCCATCCTCGTGTTCGCCTTCGTGCGATACGGGGTGCCGATCCCCGAATCGGCAGCCATCATGGCCGACCGGGTCCGCAACGTCGCGATCTTCGGCGGCTATCTCGCGTTCGCCGCCGTGGTGAGTCTGACGGCCGCCGCGATGATGCTGCGATCGGTGGTCCGCTGGCAGTTGCGGGGTGGTCCGCCGACGCGCAGCGAGCAGATGTCGGCGCTGCACGCGCCGCTGCGGCAGGCGATCGTGCACCTGGTGCTGTGGATCCTCGGCGGCATCATCTTCGTGCTGCTCACCATCACCGAGATGCCGGAACTGGCGGTCGCGGTGATCGTCACCGTCTGCATGGCCGCGACCACCACGTTCGGCTTCACGTACATGCTCGGCGAACGCATCCTGCGTCCCGTGGCCGCCCGCGCGCTCAGTGAGGGCGAGTTCGACCGGACCATGGCCCCCGGCGTCGGCACCCGGATGGCGATGACGTGGGGGCTCGGAACGCTGATGCCCGTCATCGGCATCATCCTGCTGTGCGTGACGCAGATAACCACCGACCTGGTGTTCTCCCCGGACGCGCTCGCGTGGGCGATCATGCTGCTGTCGATCATCGCGATCGCGCAGGCGTTCGCGCTGTCGATGCTGACGGCCAGCCAGATCTCCGACCCGATCAAGCAGCTTCGGCGGGCCATCGAACGCGTCCAGCGCGGCGCCACCGACGTCCGCGTCGAGGTGTTCGACGGCAGCGAGGTCGGGCGACTGCAGGTCGGGTTCAACCGAATGATGCGCGAGTCGGACGAGCGGCGGCTGCTGCGTGAACTGTTCGGCCAGCACGTCGGTGAGGACGTGGCGCGGCGGGCACTGCAGTTCGGCACCGAACTCGGCGGCGAGACGAGGTTCGTCGCCGTGCTGTTCGTCGACATGGTCGGCTCCACCGGCGCCGCCGCGGAGCGTCCCCCCGGCGAGGTCGTGAACCTGCTCAACGAGTTCTTCCGCGTCGTCGTCGACGTGATCGACCGGCACCACGGCTTCGTCAACAAGTTCATGGGCGACGCGGCGCTCGCGATCTTCGGCGCCCCACTCGACCGCCCCGACGCACCGACGGCAGCACTGGCCGCCGCCCGCGAGCTGCGGTTCGCGCTGAACGAGATCACCGGCCTCGACGTCGGCATCGGCGTCTCCGCGGGCCTCGCCGTCGCCGGCAACATCGGCGCCGCCGAACGCTTCGAGTACACGGTGATCGGAGACCCCGTCAACGAGGCGTCGCGGCTCACCGAACTCGCCAAGCTGCACCCCAGCCGCGTGCTGGCGTCGACGAGTGCCCTGTATTTCGCGGACGACGACGAACAGGCGCACTGGGAACTCGGCGAACAGGTCCAGCTGCGGGGCCGTCGCCGCAACACCCATCTGGCTTGGCCGGAGGACTATCCGGAGTAA
- a CDS encoding DUF2339 domain-containing protein, whose translation MSTPGIPSVDPRLVAQLSGDFSALGQQMRHVGENLAVLQAQLASVPRPQPQPQPAPQPQPQPQPQPQPQPQPVPQPMYRPPVAQTAPAPPPAPAVPYPPAPAPQPRVVREPWWQRDGMISRVLAVAGVAVTLIGVVMLLVLAAQAGFFGPELRVVAGGLFSAGLVVAGARVFGRPGGRVGGIALAATGIAGAYLDVVAVAVVYHWLLPVLAMVVALGIAGAGVALAVRWGSQPLALLVVTGAAVLAPVLTDGITLTLIGFLFVIQVASFPAQLGRDWLYLAIARTCPVVIALLIAIANTGLDDRPERFWLLASAALVVLVGLVSSIILLRSNSRDVTATAMIVTTAVPMLVIGHLFDRLGSTLIALALAAAMFAAFAVARSLPNHARIALAGVGTLALLEACLTGSSEDLAPLVLLGVAALFLTVGGQAESRIAYAVGAVFTVVGGLAFVITAPPFVLVDEYQALDALGVTTVLSSLVLAGTVFLFVWYAHTLKLLSTAGAQPWWVLAGLVILYAVTTATVSAGTALTGTSAGFIAGHCAATIAWMAAATAALVFGLARRDYAHTALGVGLGLTAAALAKLFLFDLATLDGLFRVLAFLVVGLLLLLAGTRYAREFAEREAGRETPNGSVSAGSAER comes from the coding sequence ATGTCCACACCTGGTATTCCTTCAGTCGACCCCCGGCTCGTCGCGCAGCTGTCCGGCGACTTCTCGGCGCTCGGTCAGCAGATGCGTCACGTGGGTGAGAACCTCGCCGTCCTGCAGGCGCAACTCGCGAGCGTCCCGCGGCCCCAACCGCAACCGCAGCCTGCACCCCAGCCCCAGCCCCAGCCCCAGCCCCAGCCCCAGCCCCAGCCCCAGCCGGTGCCGCAGCCGATGTACCGGCCGCCGGTGGCGCAGACTGCCCCGGCGCCGCCGCCCGCACCGGCCGTCCCGTACCCGCCCGCTCCCGCGCCGCAGCCCCGGGTGGTTCGCGAACCCTGGTGGCAGCGCGACGGGATGATCAGCCGCGTGCTCGCCGTCGCGGGTGTCGCCGTCACCCTGATCGGTGTGGTGATGCTGCTCGTGCTGGCGGCGCAGGCCGGGTTCTTCGGCCCGGAACTGCGGGTGGTGGCGGGTGGGCTGTTCTCGGCGGGTCTCGTCGTCGCCGGTGCCCGCGTCTTCGGACGTCCCGGCGGCCGGGTCGGCGGGATCGCGCTCGCGGCAACGGGTATCGCCGGCGCCTACCTGGACGTCGTGGCCGTGGCGGTCGTCTATCACTGGCTGCTGCCGGTGCTCGCGATGGTCGTGGCACTCGGGATCGCGGGAGCCGGTGTCGCACTGGCGGTCAGGTGGGGTTCGCAACCCCTCGCGCTGCTCGTGGTGACCGGCGCCGCCGTACTCGCTCCCGTGCTCACCGACGGCATCACGCTCACCCTCATCGGGTTCCTGTTCGTGATCCAGGTCGCGAGCTTCCCGGCGCAACTCGGTCGCGACTGGCTGTACCTGGCGATCGCGAGGACGTGCCCGGTGGTGATCGCACTGCTGATCGCGATCGCGAACACCGGACTCGACGACCGGCCGGAGCGGTTCTGGCTGCTGGCCTCCGCCGCACTGGTTGTCTTGGTCGGTCTCGTGTCGTCGATCATCTTGCTGCGCAGCAACTCCCGCGACGTCACCGCGACCGCGATGATCGTCACGACGGCCGTCCCGATGCTGGTGATCGGTCACCTCTTCGACCGGCTCGGGTCCACGCTGATCGCGCTGGCACTGGCCGCCGCGATGTTCGCCGCGTTCGCGGTGGCCCGGTCGTTGCCGAACCACGCCCGGATCGCGCTGGCCGGCGTGGGTACCCTCGCGCTGCTCGAAGCCTGCCTCACCGGGTCGAGCGAAGACCTCGCACCGCTCGTCCTGCTCGGGGTCGCGGCACTGTTCCTCACCGTCGGCGGGCAGGCGGAGTCGCGGATCGCCTACGCCGTCGGTGCCGTCTTCACGGTCGTCGGCGGATTGGCCTTCGTGATCACCGCGCCGCCGTTCGTCCTCGTCGACGAGTACCAGGCGCTCGACGCACTCGGCGTGACCACGGTGCTGTCGTCACTCGTGCTGGCGGGAACCGTCTTCCTGTTCGTCTGGTACGCGCACACACTGAAACTGCTGAGCACCGCCGGCGCCCAGCCGTGGTGGGTGCTCGCCGGACTGGTGATCCTGTACGCCGTCACCACCGCGACGGTGTCCGCGGGGACGGCGCTCACCGGGACGTCCGCAGGCTTCATCGCCGGACACTGCGCGGCGACCATCGCATGGATGGCGGCAGCGACGGCGGCCCTGGTGTTCGGACTGGCGCGACGCGACTACGCCCACACCGCGCTCGGCGTCGGACTGGGACTGACCGCCGCGGCGCTGGCCAAACTGTTCCTGTTCGACCTGGCCACCCTCGACGGACTGTTCCGCGTCCTCGCGTTCCTGGTGGTGGGCCTGCTGCTGCTCCTCGCCGGCACCCGCTACGCGCGTGAATTCGCGGAGCGGGAGGCCGGACGGGAAACGCCGAACGGCTCCGTCAGCGCCGGTTCTGCCGAGCGATGA
- a CDS encoding DUF1707 SHOCT-like domain-containing protein, with product MEARDLRVSDAEREHVGELLQRAVGQGMLSLGEFTERMDTALAAKTRAELNVVLVDLPGIQLISEFTPPPYPDQPYVSRPVPPVPPTVHRSPAPPPGDVVRGRMSSVSRTGSWTVPPALEVNTRLSTVTLDFTRAVMSTQVVHVTIDDYASTISLVVPEEATVDLNGVETVGGSATNKVRTGPPIGPLHVVVRGKVRFGSVTAKHPFGTSIRRMFG from the coding sequence ATGGAGGCACGGGACCTACGCGTATCGGATGCGGAACGGGAACACGTCGGCGAACTGCTGCAGCGGGCGGTGGGCCAGGGGATGCTCTCGCTCGGCGAGTTCACCGAACGGATGGACACGGCACTCGCCGCGAAGACGCGCGCGGAGCTGAACGTCGTCCTGGTGGATCTGCCGGGGATCCAGTTGATCTCCGAGTTCACGCCGCCGCCGTACCCCGACCAGCCGTACGTGTCCCGTCCGGTGCCACCGGTTCCGCCGACCGTGCACCGGTCACCGGCACCGCCGCCCGGTGATGTCGTCCGGGGCCGGATGTCGTCGGTCAGCCGCACCGGCTCGTGGACCGTTCCCCCCGCACTCGAGGTGAACACCCGGCTGTCGACGGTGACGCTCGACTTCACACGCGCCGTCATGTCCACGCAGGTGGTGCACGTGACGATCGACGACTACGCGAGCACGATTTCGCTGGTCGTGCCGGAGGAGGCGACCGTCGACCTCAACGGCGTCGAAACGGTCGGCGGTTCCGCGACCAACAAGGTGCGGACCGGACCTCCCATCGGCCCGCTGCACGTCGTCGTCCGCGGCAAGGTCCGGTTTGGGAGCGTGACCGCCAAGCATCCCTTCGGCACGTCGATTCGCCGCATGTTCGGGTAG
- a CDS encoding response regulator: MGDPETGEQITVMVVDDHPMWRDAVARDLDGAGFSVVATADGVAAAGRRAAATRPAVVLMDMQLPDGNGAAATAAVLDVSPDSRVLVLSASSERDDVLDAVKAGASGYLVKSASVEELLDAVRATAAGQAVFTPGLAGLVLGEYRRMSSAPADEQGPAVPKLTERETEVLRFVAKGLSAKQIATKLSLSHRTVENHVQATLRKLQLANRVELTRYAIEQGLE; the protein is encoded by the coding sequence ATGGGTGACCCGGAGACCGGCGAGCAGATCACCGTGATGGTCGTCGACGACCACCCGATGTGGCGGGACGCCGTGGCCCGCGACCTCGACGGCGCCGGGTTCAGTGTGGTCGCCACGGCGGACGGCGTCGCGGCCGCGGGACGGCGGGCGGCGGCGACGCGTCCCGCTGTCGTCCTCATGGACATGCAACTGCCGGACGGCAACGGGGCCGCGGCCACCGCCGCCGTCCTGGACGTGTCGCCGGACAGCCGGGTACTGGTCCTGTCCGCCTCGTCCGAGCGCGACGACGTCCTCGACGCCGTCAAGGCCGGCGCGTCCGGGTACCTCGTGAAGAGCGCGTCCGTCGAGGAACTGCTGGACGCGGTGCGGGCCACCGCGGCCGGGCAGGCGGTGTTCACGCCGGGGCTCGCGGGACTCGTGCTGGGGGAGTACCGCCGAATGTCGAGCGCGCCCGCAGACGAGCAGGGCCCCGCCGTCCCCAAGCTGACGGAACGGGAGACGGAGGTGCTGCGGTTCGTCGCGAAAGGGCTCAGCGCCAAGCAGATCGCGACCAAGCTGTCGCTGAGTCACCGCACCGTCGAGAACCACGTCCAGGCCACGCTCCGCAAGCTGCAGTTGGCCAACCGCGTCGAGCTGACCAGGTACGCCATCGAGCAGGGCCTCGAGTAG
- the macS gene encoding MacS family sensor histidine kinase, producing the protein MTDESEHRSRLHYRPRAATELDTHPDAPLWRAAQAFRLVTLVYAISYQIVSVQYYTHQRLSWFLVALMAVWSGLSAVLLSHGKVPRYQVVIADQLIVIALMASTRLVSDPEWYNHHQTLPTTLWVTNAVISAAVFGGPWLGMASGVLMATVSAVVRDQINLDLWKDATAPVLVSVGLALGLATTTARRAQAQLEQAVRLAAATEERERLAREVHDGVLQVLALVRRRGNEIGGPAAELAELAGEQEVALRMLISEQGAGVASDLGGSAIDVRLLLGTRASTTVSVSTPADPVTIERGRATELVAIVDTALSNVALHAGTGARAYVLLEDLGAEVIVSVRDDGSGIAPGRLAEAEAEGRMGVSKSILGRVGALGGTAELDTEPGQGTEWEIRVPKGDETHG; encoded by the coding sequence ATGACCGACGAGAGTGAACACCGCAGCCGCCTGCACTACCGGCCGCGAGCCGCGACCGAACTCGACACCCACCCGGACGCCCCGCTGTGGCGTGCGGCGCAGGCGTTCCGCCTCGTCACACTGGTGTACGCGATCAGCTACCAGATCGTGTCCGTGCAGTACTACACCCATCAGCGGCTGAGCTGGTTCCTCGTCGCCCTGATGGCGGTGTGGTCAGGGCTGTCGGCGGTCCTGCTGTCCCACGGAAAGGTCCCGCGCTACCAGGTCGTGATCGCCGACCAGCTGATCGTCATCGCGTTGATGGCGTCGACGCGGCTCGTCTCCGATCCGGAGTGGTACAACCACCATCAGACGCTGCCGACGACGCTGTGGGTCACCAACGCGGTGATCTCCGCCGCCGTCTTCGGCGGGCCGTGGCTCGGCATGGCGTCCGGGGTGCTCATGGCGACCGTGAGCGCGGTGGTGCGCGATCAGATCAACCTCGACCTGTGGAAGGACGCGACGGCCCCCGTCCTGGTGTCGGTGGGGTTGGCGCTCGGGCTCGCCACCACCACCGCGAGGCGCGCGCAGGCCCAGCTGGAGCAGGCCGTGCGGTTGGCTGCCGCCACCGAGGAACGGGAACGACTCGCCCGCGAGGTGCACGACGGCGTCCTGCAGGTGCTCGCGCTCGTCCGTCGCCGGGGCAACGAGATCGGCGGGCCCGCAGCCGAACTCGCGGAGCTCGCCGGAGAACAGGAGGTGGCGCTGCGCATGCTCATCTCCGAGCAGGGCGCGGGTGTCGCGTCGGATCTGGGTGGTAGCGCGATCGACGTGCGACTGCTGCTGGGCACGCGGGCGAGCACCACGGTGTCCGTGTCGACCCCGGCGGATCCGGTGACGATCGAGCGCGGCCGGGCGACCGAACTCGTCGCGATCGTCGACACGGCACTGTCCAACGTCGCGTTGCACGCGGGGACCGGCGCCAGGGCGTACGTGTTGCTGGAGGATTTGGGCGCCGAGGTGATCGTCAGCGTCCGCGACGACGGCAGCGGCATCGCCCCGGGACGGCTGGCCGAAGCGGAGGCCGAGGGGCGCATGGGAGTATCGAAATCCATTCTGGGCCGCGTCGGCGCGCTCGGCGGCACCGCCGAACTCGACACCGAACCCGGCCAGGGCACCGAATGGGAGATCCGCGTGCCGAAGGGAGACGAAACACATGGGTGA
- a CDS encoding MMPL family transporter, translating to MFASWGSVVYRARFTVIGIMVALLLGSAAYGLGLEKHLSQSGWDDPGSESVAAAKLADGTFGRDTNSDVVALYTAPEGKTIEDPEFQAKVVANLERLAAEHPDKILKINGGYFKVGTAPQLASAADADKQHAIESVAIVGDNDTEVTANFRDVKDEFYIDGVDVQLAGLQPVSGALNDTMATDIRRMELLAIPAVGVLLFFVFGGVIAAALPLIIGGLTVVGANGIVRLITNFTEVNSFVAPVVSLVGLGLAIDYGLFIVSRFREEMAEGYDTRAAVRRTVMTSGRTVVFSATMIVASLGGLLLFPQGFLKSVAYGAIATVGLAALTSITILPAILGILGKRVDALSLDRFRQTKNTEEIEASIWGRLTRWVMRNPLKVTIPIVVGLLLLIVPLTGIKFGGINETYLPPDSTTRAAQEQFDEIFPNLRTEPVKLVVSDADNKALGQIIKEASGAPGLIERFTPEGAAKDGVVVLKAGLVDRNESKPTIDYLRAMDSPDGVQVLVGGTPAIEQDSISALLDHLPTMVISVLFLTTLLMFLTFGSLVLPIKAALMSALGLGSTLGILTWIFIDGHGSEWLNFTPGPIMSPVLVLIIAIVYGLSTDYEVFLLSRMVEARAQGASTTESIRIGTAHTGRIITAAALILIVVTGAFGFSELVMMKYISYGMIAALIIDATLIRMFLVPATMKLLGDDCWWAPAWMKRIQEKTGLGEPILDNELMPTDVPELTPIGAVPPQRKLAAPPAPRKPEPLTEPIPLVTARALAAKMSEDDEKARRAQDEARRSATGRPARPPVEIEEPAAEPQTTALPQPAPPRPAPTQSRPTPAPRPAPQSRPAPRPRQAAAPAPGPATESRPIESWLADLRSTSAAEPRPISSPAEPRSSASAPSLPTRSPRSVPAPYEQETPQSSPARPVPPIPSRRRAAEPAEPVNGGRRTNGTPANGSPANGAPANGAPTNGSRRRAEEPPVDPDDASSGRHRADDTNAVSVSELIARQNRR from the coding sequence GTGTTCGCGAGCTGGGGAAGCGTCGTCTACCGGGCCCGATTCACCGTCATCGGCATCATGGTTGCCTTGTTGCTCGGTTCGGCCGCGTACGGCCTGGGCCTCGAGAAGCATCTCAGCCAGAGCGGCTGGGACGATCCGGGCTCGGAGTCGGTCGCCGCAGCCAAGCTGGCTGACGGCACCTTCGGTCGCGACACCAACAGCGACGTCGTCGCGCTCTATACGGCCCCCGAGGGCAAGACGATCGAGGACCCCGAGTTCCAGGCGAAGGTCGTCGCGAACCTCGAGCGGCTGGCGGCGGAACACCCGGACAAGATCCTCAAGATCAACGGCGGCTACTTCAAGGTCGGAACCGCACCGCAGCTGGCGTCCGCCGCGGACGCCGACAAGCAGCATGCGATCGAGAGCGTCGCGATCGTCGGCGACAACGACACCGAGGTCACGGCCAATTTCCGCGACGTCAAGGACGAGTTCTACATCGACGGCGTCGACGTGCAACTCGCCGGTCTCCAGCCCGTGTCGGGTGCGCTCAACGACACGATGGCCACGGACATCCGGCGGATGGAGCTCCTCGCGATCCCGGCCGTGGGTGTGCTGCTGTTCTTCGTGTTCGGTGGTGTCATCGCGGCGGCGCTCCCACTGATCATCGGCGGCCTGACCGTGGTCGGCGCCAACGGCATCGTCCGGCTGATCACCAACTTCACCGAGGTCAACTCGTTCGTCGCGCCCGTGGTCTCCCTCGTGGGTCTGGGCCTGGCCATCGATTACGGGTTGTTCATCGTCAGCCGGTTCCGAGAAGAGATGGCGGAGGGGTACGACACCCGCGCCGCCGTCCGCAGAACGGTGATGACCTCGGGCCGCACCGTGGTCTTCTCGGCGACGATGATCGTCGCCAGCCTCGGCGGACTTCTGCTGTTCCCGCAGGGCTTCCTGAAATCCGTCGCTTACGGCGCCATCGCGACCGTCGGCCTCGCGGCGCTGACGTCGATCACGATCCTGCCCGCGATCCTCGGCATCCTCGGCAAGCGCGTCGACGCCCTCAGCCTCGACCGTTTCCGTCAGACGAAGAACACCGAGGAGATCGAGGCGAGTATCTGGGGCCGGCTCACCCGCTGGGTGATGCGCAACCCGCTCAAGGTCACCATTCCGATCGTCGTCGGCCTGCTCCTGCTGATCGTGCCGCTGACGGGCATCAAGTTCGGTGGCATCAACGAGACCTACCTGCCCCCGGACAGCACGACCCGCGCGGCGCAGGAACAGTTCGACGAGATCTTCCCGAATCTGCGCACCGAACCGGTCAAGCTCGTGGTGTCCGACGCCGACAACAAGGCGCTCGGCCAGATCATCAAGGAAGCCAGTGGCGCGCCGGGTCTGATCGAGCGGTTCACCCCGGAGGGCGCGGCCAAGGACGGGGTGGTCGTCCTCAAGGCGGGACTCGTCGACCGCAACGAGTCCAAGCCGACCATCGACTATCTGCGTGCCATGGACAGCCCGGACGGCGTCCAAGTGCTGGTGGGCGGCACCCCGGCGATCGAGCAGGACAGTATCTCGGCGCTGCTCGACCACCTGCCCACGATGGTGATCTCCGTCCTCTTCCTGACGACGCTGCTGATGTTCCTGACGTTCGGCTCGCTGGTGCTGCCGATCAAGGCGGCGTTGATGAGCGCGCTGGGCCTCGGGTCCACGCTCGGCATCCTGACGTGGATCTTCATCGACGGTCACGGTTCGGAGTGGCTGAACTTCACCCCCGGCCCGATCATGTCGCCGGTGCTGGTGCTGATCATCGCGATCGTCTACGGCCTGTCCACCGACTACGAGGTGTTCCTGCTCTCCCGGATGGTCGAGGCGCGGGCGCAGGGGGCCAGTACGACGGAGTCGATCCGCATCGGCACCGCGCACACGGGCCGCATCATCACCGCGGCCGCGCTCATCCTCATCGTCGTCACCGGCGCGTTCGGGTTCTCCGAACTCGTGATGATGAAATACATCTCCTACGGCATGATCGCCGCGCTCATCATCGACGCGACCCTCATCCGCATGTTCCTCGTCCCCGCCACGATGAAACTGCTCGGCGATGACTGCTGGTGGGCGCCGGCGTGGATGAAACGGATCCAGGAGAAGACCGGTCTCGGCGAGCCGATCCTCGACAACGAGTTGATGCCCACCGACGTCCCGGAGCTCACCCCGATCGGTGCCGTCCCGCCGCAGCGCAAGCTCGCGGCCCCGCCCGCACCCCGGAAACCGGAACCGCTCACCGAGCCGATCCCGCTGGTCACCGCACGGGCGCTGGCCGCGAAGATGTCCGAGGACGACGAGAAGGCACGCCGGGCGCAGGACGAGGCCCGGCGGTCGGCGACCGGCCGCCCCGCCCGGCCGCCGGTGGAGATCGAGGAGCCGGCCGCGGAACCGCAGACCACCGCGCTGCCGCAGCCCGCTCCCCCGCGTCCGGCACCGACGCAGTCCCGTCCCACGCCGGCGCCGCGCCCTGCACCGCAGTCGCGTCCCGCTCCCCGGCCCCGCCAGGCGGCGGCCCCCGCCCCGGGTCCGGCGACCGAGTCGCGTCCCATCGAGAGCTGGCTCGCGGACCTGCGGTCCACGTCGGCCGCCGAACCGCGGCCGATCTCCTCGCCCGCCGAACCGCGATCGAGCGCGTCGGCACCGTCATTGCCGACCCGCTCGCCGCGCTCGGTGCCGGCACCGTACGAGCAGGAGACCCCCCAGTCGTCTCCTGCCCGCCCGGTGCCGCCGATCCCGTCGCGGCGTCGCGCCGCCGAGCCTGCGGAACCCGTCAACGGCGGCAGGCGCACCAATGGCACGCCTGCCAACGGGAGCCCGGCCAACGGTGCTCCGGCAAACGGTGCCCCGACCAACGGCTCGCGCCGCCGCGCCGAGGAGCCGCCGGTCGATCCGGACGACGCCTCGAGCGGCAGGCACCGCGCGGACGACACCAACGCCGTCAGCGTCAGCGAACTCATCGCTCGGCAGAACCGGCGCTGA
- a CDS encoding AI-2E family transporter: MNANEQRSDTAAVTQGGGHPSASVHPVVRVAAEWTWRLLVIFAGLLTLGYIVTRLDTVLIPVGLALLASALLVPLVDWLQGKGVPRSAAVLVVLIGSIGIVAGIMTFVVEQFIEGLPGLTEQFEASVTQIQGWLTDGPFHFSEDQIRQAGDSVVKSIQENRQQLTSGALTTATVVGEIFTGALLTLFTLIFFLYGGSQIWEFVTRLVPTRSRRRVRLAGSEGFGSLIGYVRATVAVAAADAIGIGAGLAILGVPLALPLASLVFIGAFIPIVGAFLTGFLAVLVALVTKGFLTALIVLGIIIGVMQLEAHVLQPLLLGRAVRLHPLAVVLAITTGIVLAGIVGGLLAVPIVALLNTAVRSLLSADPEATYDALEVDDPSVPLYPAQADTPPHHDDPHSENPAQTHDRRE, translated from the coding sequence GTGAACGCGAACGAGCAACGCTCGGACACTGCCGCGGTAACACAGGGCGGGGGTCACCCCTCGGCGTCGGTGCACCCGGTGGTGCGGGTGGCGGCCGAGTGGACGTGGCGGCTACTGGTCATCTTCGCCGGTCTGCTGACCCTCGGATACATCGTGACCAGGCTCGACACCGTCCTCATCCCGGTGGGCCTGGCGCTCCTGGCGTCGGCGCTGCTGGTGCCCCTCGTCGACTGGCTGCAGGGCAAGGGGGTGCCGCGGTCGGCCGCCGTCCTCGTCGTCCTCATCGGTTCGATCGGCATCGTCGCCGGGATCATGACGTTCGTCGTCGAGCAGTTCATCGAGGGTCTCCCCGGCCTCACCGAACAATTCGAGGCGAGCGTCACACAGATCCAGGGGTGGCTCACGGACGGCCCGTTCCACTTCAGCGAGGACCAGATCCGGCAGGCCGGCGATTCGGTGGTCAAGTCGATCCAGGAGAACCGGCAACAGCTGACGAGTGGCGCACTGACCACCGCCACGGTCGTCGGCGAGATCTTCACCGGCGCCCTGCTGACGCTGTTCACCCTCATCTTCTTCCTCTACGGCGGCTCCCAGATCTGGGAGTTCGTCACCCGCCTCGTCCCCACCAGGTCACGGCGGCGGGTCCGGCTGGCGGGAAGTGAGGGGTTCGGCTCGCTGATCGGGTACGTCCGGGCCACGGTCGCGGTCGCTGCCGCGGACGCCATCGGGATCGGCGCGGGACTCGCGATCCTCGGCGTTCCGCTCGCGCTGCCGCTGGCGTCGCTCGTGTTCATCGGCGCGTTCATCCCGATCGTCGGTGCGTTCCTCACCGGGTTCCTCGCGGTGCTCGTGGCGCTCGTCACCAAGGGATTCCTCACCGCGCTGATCGTGCTCGGCATCATCATCGGGGTGATGCAACTCGAGGCCCACGTGCTGCAGCCGCTGCTGCTCGGCCGCGCGGTCCGGTTGCACCCGCTCGCGGTGGTGCTGGCCATCACCACCGGCATCGTCCTCGCCGGGATCGTCGGCGGTCTGCTCGCGGTGCCGATCGTGGCGCTGCTGAACACGGCGGTGCGGTCGTTGCTGTCCGCGGACCCGGAAGCCACCTACGACGCGCTCGAGGTCGACGACCCGTCGGTCCCGCTCTATCCCGCCCAGGCCGACACACCGCCTCACCACGACGACCCGCACTCGGAGAACCCGGCGCAGACCCATGACCGACGAGAGTGA